One genomic region from Arthrobacter sp. YN encodes:
- a CDS encoding bifunctional nuclease family protein, with the protein MIEVEIVGVRIELPSNQPLVLLRELNGERHVPIWIGTPEASAIALAQQGVVPPRPMTHDLLVDVVESLGHSIISVNIVAVEDNIFYGQLQFDDGTVVSSRASDALALALRAKCRIWCADAVMEEAGVRITEHDEGEDSEPDPSVDEEREMRRFREFLDDVEPEDFEG; encoded by the coding sequence ATGATCGAAGTCGAAATCGTAGGCGTCCGCATAGAATTGCCGTCCAACCAGCCCTTGGTGCTTCTTCGCGAACTCAATGGCGAACGGCATGTGCCTATCTGGATCGGCACCCCGGAGGCCAGCGCCATCGCTTTGGCCCAGCAGGGAGTGGTTCCGCCCCGGCCCATGACGCACGACCTCCTGGTGGACGTTGTTGAATCCCTGGGGCACTCCATCATCAGCGTCAACATCGTTGCTGTTGAGGACAACATCTTTTACGGGCAACTGCAGTTCGACGACGGCACTGTGGTCAGTTCCAGGGCTTCGGACGCGCTGGCGCTGGCGCTCCGGGCCAAATGTCGAATTTGGTGCGCTGATGCCGTGATGGAAGAAGCCGGTGTTCGGATCACGGAACACGACGAAGGTGAAGACTCCGAACCGGATCCCAGTGTGGACGAAGAACGGGAAATGCGCCGCTTTCGGGAGTTCCTGGACGACGTGGAACCAGAAGACTTCGAAGGCTGA
- a CDS encoding MFS transporter: MPAGLIALALGGFGIGLTEFVIMGLLPEVAADFQVSEASAGWFISGYALSVTVGALLVTAAVTRLPRKPVLIGLLVLFIAGNFLSAIADSYTAMLLGRIVAALCHGAFFGIGSVVAASLVPAHKKAGAIAIMFTGLTAANVLGVPFGTLLGQNFGWRSTFWAITIIGVIALVGIALMVPKASTEPTKGLRSELGAFKSGQVWLSITVTVLGFGGMFGAFTYIAFTLTEVSGFESGAVPWLLVLFGGGLFAGNFLGGKAADKALDTSLIAILAGLVVVLVFFALTASSSIATLVSLALMGGFGFATVPGLQMRVMHFASTAPTLASGANIGAFNLGNALGAWLGGVTITAGLGYTSPIWAGAGITVAALLVMVFAAAAARRGGVAAVAATPDVEREPRGATVA, from the coding sequence ATGCCCGCAGGGTTGATTGCCCTTGCCCTCGGCGGATTCGGCATCGGACTGACCGAATTCGTGATCATGGGCCTCTTGCCCGAGGTTGCCGCCGATTTCCAGGTCAGCGAGGCTTCGGCCGGCTGGTTCATCTCCGGCTATGCCCTCAGCGTCACGGTGGGGGCCCTCCTGGTCACCGCCGCCGTCACCAGGCTGCCGCGCAAGCCTGTTCTCATTGGCCTCCTCGTTCTGTTCATTGCGGGCAACTTCCTGTCCGCCATCGCCGACAGCTATACGGCAATGCTCCTGGGACGCATTGTCGCCGCGCTCTGCCACGGCGCCTTCTTCGGCATCGGTTCGGTGGTGGCGGCCAGCCTGGTTCCGGCCCACAAGAAAGCCGGAGCCATCGCCATCATGTTCACAGGCCTCACCGCCGCGAATGTCCTGGGGGTGCCGTTCGGAACCTTGCTCGGCCAGAACTTTGGCTGGCGTTCAACGTTTTGGGCCATCACCATCATTGGTGTGATCGCCCTGGTGGGAATCGCACTGATGGTTCCCAAGGCTTCCACTGAGCCCACCAAGGGACTGCGCAGTGAACTCGGTGCCTTCAAGTCCGGCCAGGTGTGGCTTTCGATTACCGTGACCGTTCTCGGATTCGGGGGCATGTTCGGTGCCTTTACGTACATCGCGTTTACGCTGACGGAAGTATCCGGATTCGAGTCCGGGGCTGTGCCATGGCTCCTGGTGCTCTTCGGCGGCGGCCTGTTTGCTGGCAACTTCCTGGGCGGCAAGGCTGCCGACAAGGCCCTCGACACCTCACTCATTGCCATCCTCGCCGGGCTCGTCGTAGTGCTGGTCTTCTTTGCGCTTACAGCGTCCAGCAGTATCGCCACACTGGTATCCCTTGCGCTGATGGGCGGCTTTGGGTTCGCCACAGTTCCAGGTCTCCAGATGCGGGTCATGCACTTCGCGTCTACTGCACCTACGCTGGCGTCCGGCGCAAACATCGGGGCCTTCAACCTGGGTAACGCGCTCGGAGCGTGGCTGGGCGGCGTGACCATCACCGCTGGCCTCGGCTACACCTCGCCCATCTGGGCCGGTGCCGGCATTACCGTCGCTGCGTTGCTCGTCATGGTCTTTGCTGCCGCTGCCGCAAGGCGCGGGGGAGTTGCGGCAGTTGCTGCAACGCCCGACGTCGAACGCGAGCCACGCGGGGCCACCGTCGCCTGA
- a CDS encoding FHA domain-containing protein, whose amino-acid sequence MVGGEQNQANVGNGAEEQPTSETTSISITPTWDEPSIAPKLAPEERASVEALPPNSALLIAHSGPNAGARFLLDADTTTAGRHPDADIFLDDVTVSRKHVQFLRTASGFELVDMGSLNGTYVNHDRVDRVHLKSGNEVQIGKFRLTYYLSPVRAAGQV is encoded by the coding sequence ATGGTTGGCGGCGAACAGAATCAAGCCAATGTCGGGAACGGCGCGGAGGAACAGCCTACGTCGGAGACCACCTCCATCAGCATCACGCCAACGTGGGACGAGCCAAGCATCGCCCCCAAGTTGGCCCCTGAAGAGCGCGCATCCGTGGAAGCACTTCCGCCCAACTCGGCTTTGCTCATTGCCCACAGCGGGCCCAACGCCGGAGCGCGGTTCCTTTTGGATGCGGACACCACCACTGCGGGCCGGCACCCGGACGCGGACATCTTCCTGGATGACGTCACGGTGTCCCGCAAGCACGTCCAGTTCCTTCGCACGGCGTCAGGCTTCGAACTGGTGGACATGGGCAGCCTCAACGGTACATATGTCAACCACGACCGCGTTGACCGCGTGCACCTGAAGAGTGGCAACGAGGTACAGATCGGCAAGTTCCGGTTGACCTACTACCTGAGCCCTGTCCGCGCAGCAGGCCAAGTCTGA
- a CDS encoding MarR family winged helix-turn-helix transcriptional regulator, translating into MGIKDDAVEVRAQGWRTLAALHGSIEAELEKALQASSDLSVVEYTVLDALSRQDGWHMRMQQLARATALSSSATTRLVNRLEDRGLLTRILCADDRRGIYTELTVTGQKLLEDAKPVHDETLASALEAAESVPELEPLVRALGALQRV; encoded by the coding sequence ATGGGCATCAAGGATGACGCCGTAGAAGTACGGGCGCAGGGTTGGCGGACCCTTGCCGCCCTGCACGGAAGCATCGAGGCGGAACTGGAGAAGGCACTCCAGGCCTCAAGCGACCTGTCGGTAGTGGAGTACACGGTGTTGGATGCCCTGAGCCGCCAGGACGGCTGGCATATGCGGATGCAGCAACTGGCCCGCGCCACTGCCCTTTCCAGCAGTGCCACCACCCGCCTGGTCAACCGCCTGGAGGACCGCGGACTGCTCACCCGCATCCTGTGCGCCGACGACCGCCGTGGCATCTACACCGAGCTCACAGTGACCGGCCAGAAGCTGCTCGAGGACGCCAAGCCTGTACATGATGAGACGCTGGCCTCCGCCCTTGAAGCCGCCGAATCCGTGCCGGAGCTTGAACCGTTGGTGCGGGCACTCGGCGCGCTGCAGAGGGTTTAG
- a CDS encoding ParA family protein — translation MQVVSISSLKGGVGKTSVTTGLASAALAAGIPTLVVDLDPHADATTALGVQPGGQLDIGRMLKSPRKARLQENVAGSSWVSNGSSDGTLDVAVGSAFTGIYDRPDLGRRDLRRLSAVLAGTTAYELVLVDCPPSLNGLTRMAWSASDRVVLVAEPGLFSVAGTERTMRAIQLFRQEFAPHLAPAGIVANRVRTGSAEHTFRLAEMESMFGDLLLTPHIPEQANWQQIQGAAHSVHHWPGDSAKNSAKLFDALLESLLAGQPSLRDRRQR, via the coding sequence GTGCAAGTAGTCAGCATCAGCAGCCTCAAAGGTGGAGTGGGAAAGACGTCCGTGACCACTGGTCTGGCGTCCGCGGCCCTTGCCGCCGGCATTCCTACCCTGGTAGTGGATCTCGATCCCCACGCCGACGCCACCACGGCACTGGGTGTCCAGCCGGGCGGGCAATTGGATATCGGCCGGATGCTCAAAAGCCCCCGGAAGGCCCGGCTCCAGGAAAACGTGGCGGGCAGCAGCTGGGTCTCCAACGGATCCAGCGACGGCACCCTGGATGTCGCAGTAGGTTCGGCGTTCACTGGAATCTACGACCGCCCGGACCTGGGACGGCGCGACCTCCGCAGACTCTCAGCAGTACTGGCCGGCACCACAGCTTACGAACTCGTGCTGGTGGACTGCCCACCGTCCCTCAACGGCTTGACGCGCATGGCGTGGAGCGCCAGTGACCGGGTGGTCCTTGTGGCTGAGCCCGGGCTGTTTTCCGTGGCCGGTACTGAACGCACCATGCGTGCCATTCAACTCTTCCGGCAGGAGTTCGCTCCCCATCTGGCTCCGGCCGGCATCGTTGCCAACCGGGTACGTACAGGCTCCGCCGAGCACACCTTCCGCCTGGCTGAGATGGAGTCCATGTTCGGTGACTTGCTGCTGACTCCCCACATTCCGGAACAGGCGAATTGGCAGCAGATCCAGGGTGCCGCCCACTCTGTGCACCACTGGCCCGGAGATTCGGCCAAGAACTCCGCCAAGCTGTTCGACGCGCTTCTGGAGAGCCTCCTGGCGGGACAGCCATCCTTGCGGGACCGCCGCCAGCGCTAA
- the cmk gene encoding (d)CMP kinase, whose product MTREFFGPETVARPGKPLVIAIDGPSGSGKSSVSKEVARRLKLAYLDTGAMYRALTWYCLKTGVDLQDGAAVEQASKAMPLEISTSTATEYVAVDGTDVTDEIRDPLISSSVSAVATTLGARTELIRRQRELIDQHHHRMVVEGRDITTVVVPNAEVRMLLTASEEARLRRRGIQLGGTQSKEQLAAQVIQRDAKDSTVVNFTQAADGVVTLDSSDLNFEETVETALAIVSKVIYGD is encoded by the coding sequence ATGACGCGTGAATTTTTTGGACCGGAGACGGTAGCCCGCCCGGGCAAGCCGCTGGTGATTGCCATCGACGGCCCGTCCGGATCGGGTAAATCCAGCGTCAGCAAGGAAGTTGCCCGGCGCTTGAAGCTGGCTTACCTGGATACGGGTGCCATGTACCGGGCCCTGACCTGGTACTGCCTCAAGACCGGCGTTGACCTCCAGGATGGCGCAGCAGTGGAGCAGGCTTCCAAGGCCATGCCTTTGGAGATCAGCACCAGCACCGCTACGGAGTATGTGGCAGTGGATGGCACCGACGTCACGGACGAAATCCGGGATCCCCTGATCTCCTCGTCCGTCAGCGCTGTTGCTACTACGCTCGGTGCCCGCACCGAGCTCATCCGCCGCCAACGGGAGCTGATCGACCAGCACCACCACCGCATGGTGGTGGAGGGACGCGACATCACTACCGTCGTCGTCCCCAATGCCGAGGTCCGCATGCTGCTGACCGCCAGCGAGGAAGCACGGCTTCGACGCCGCGGCATCCAGCTGGGTGGCACCCAGAGCAAAGAGCAGTTGGCAGCCCAAGTCATCCAGCGTGACGCCAAGGACTCCACGGTGGTGAACTTCACCCAGGCAGCTGATGGCGTGGTGACGCTCGACTCCTCGGACCTGAACTTCGAGGAAACAGTGGAGACCGCCCTGGCGATTGTCAGCAAGGTGATCTATGGCGACTAA
- the der gene encoding ribosome biogenesis GTPase Der has product MSDTTQKSGLHGAGDDEYTPTGTDQVAENLAALDDDEAELRAATLRAGLDDYDLDDEDAALLSGEYGDEGDEGPLKLDPVLAIIGRPNVGKSTLVNRILGRREAVVEDTPGVTRDRVMYSARWNGRNFTLVDTGGWEHDAKGIHARVAEQAEMAVELADAVLFVVDSAVGATATDEGVMKMLRKSKKPVIMVANKVDDFAQEADSATLWGLGFGEPYPVSALHGRGVADLLDHVMDTLPEFSLVEGVERSGGPRRIALIGRPNVGKSSLLNKLAGSERVVVDPLAGTTRDPVDEFIELGDRTWRFVDTAGIRRRQHMAQGADFYASLRTQAALEKAEVAVVLLAVDEVLSEQDVRILQLAIESGRALVLAFNKWDLLDDERRRYLEREIEQDLAHVEWAPRVNISAKTGWHKDRLVPALDIALESWDRRIPTGRLNAFLGELVAAHPHPVRGGKQPRILFGTQASSRPPKFVLFTTGFLDPGYRRFITRRLRETFGFEGTPIEVNMRVREKRGKKR; this is encoded by the coding sequence ATGAGCGATACGACTCAAAAATCCGGCCTCCACGGAGCCGGCGACGACGAATACACGCCCACCGGCACCGACCAGGTGGCTGAAAACCTGGCTGCCCTGGACGATGACGAGGCCGAGCTCCGCGCGGCCACCCTCCGGGCCGGCCTGGACGACTACGATCTCGACGACGAAGATGCCGCTCTTCTCAGCGGTGAGTACGGCGACGAAGGCGATGAAGGTCCCCTCAAGCTGGACCCAGTCCTGGCCATCATCGGCCGCCCGAACGTGGGCAAGTCCACGTTGGTCAACCGCATCCTGGGCCGGCGCGAAGCCGTTGTTGAGGACACCCCGGGCGTTACCCGCGACCGCGTCATGTACTCGGCCCGCTGGAATGGCCGCAACTTCACCTTGGTTGATACCGGTGGATGGGAGCACGATGCCAAGGGCATCCACGCCCGCGTAGCCGAGCAGGCCGAGATGGCCGTTGAGCTTGCTGACGCCGTTCTCTTTGTGGTGGATTCCGCCGTTGGCGCCACGGCCACGGACGAGGGCGTCATGAAGATGCTGCGCAAGAGCAAGAAGCCGGTCATCATGGTGGCCAACAAGGTGGACGACTTCGCACAGGAAGCTGACTCGGCAACGCTGTGGGGCTTGGGCTTCGGCGAACCGTACCCGGTATCGGCACTGCACGGACGTGGCGTTGCCGACCTCCTGGACCACGTCATGGATACCCTTCCCGAGTTCTCCCTGGTGGAAGGCGTTGAGCGCTCCGGCGGTCCGCGCCGTATCGCCTTGATCGGCCGCCCGAACGTTGGCAAGTCCTCGCTGCTGAACAAGCTTGCAGGCTCTGAGCGCGTCGTGGTGGATCCGCTGGCCGGGACCACGCGTGACCCTGTAGACGAATTCATCGAACTTGGCGACCGCACCTGGCGTTTCGTGGACACCGCAGGTATCCGCCGCCGCCAGCACATGGCCCAGGGCGCCGATTTCTACGCTTCCCTGCGGACGCAGGCCGCGCTCGAAAAGGCGGAGGTCGCCGTCGTGCTTCTTGCCGTCGATGAGGTCCTCAGCGAGCAGGATGTCCGCATCCTCCAGCTGGCCATTGAATCCGGCCGTGCGTTGGTCCTCGCCTTCAACAAGTGGGACCTGCTGGACGACGAACGCCGCCGCTACCTGGAACGCGAAATCGAGCAGGACCTGGCGCACGTTGAGTGGGCGCCCCGCGTCAACATCTCCGCCAAGACCGGCTGGCACAAGGACCGCCTGGTTCCTGCCCTGGACATCGCACTGGAGAGCTGGGACCGCCGCATCCCCACGGGGCGCCTCAACGCGTTCCTGGGCGAGCTCGTCGCTGCGCACCCGCACCCGGTCCGGGGTGGCAAGCAGCCCCGCATCCTCTTCGGCACCCAGGCTTCCAGCCGCCCGCCGAAGTTCGTGCTCTTCACCACCGGGTTCCTGGATCCCGGATACCGTCGCTTCATCACGCGTCGCCTCCGCGAGACGTTCGGCTTTGAGGGCACGCCCATCGAGGTCAACATGCGCGTCCGCGAGAAGCGTGGCAAGAAGCGCTAA
- a CDS encoding MerR family transcriptional regulator, producing MSPKGEAGELKQASTGIAAPASGAQGLLFTEDLPVLDEDAGYRGPTACKAAGITYRQLDYWARTGLVEPAVRGAAGSGSQRLYGFRDILVLKVVKRLLDTGVSLQQIRTAVEHLRERGVEDLAQITLMSDGASVYECTSADEVIDLVQGGQGVFGIAVGRVWREVEGSLAALPSEHAVEQSFPDDELSKRRVARRIS from the coding sequence GTGAGTCCGAAAGGCGAAGCAGGCGAGCTGAAGCAGGCCTCGACCGGCATTGCTGCGCCCGCATCCGGCGCCCAAGGGTTGCTCTTCACAGAGGACCTTCCTGTGCTGGACGAGGACGCGGGCTACCGCGGTCCCACCGCATGCAAAGCCGCAGGCATCACGTACCGCCAACTCGATTACTGGGCCCGTACGGGCCTGGTGGAGCCGGCTGTGCGCGGCGCGGCCGGATCAGGATCGCAGCGGCTCTATGGGTTCCGCGACATCCTGGTTCTCAAAGTGGTCAAGCGACTCCTTGATACAGGTGTTTCCCTGCAGCAGATCCGAACCGCCGTGGAGCACCTCCGCGAGCGGGGTGTTGAGGACCTTGCGCAGATTACCCTGATGAGCGACGGCGCGAGTGTCTATGAATGTACCTCTGCGGACGAAGTCATTGACCTTGTCCAAGGCGGACAGGGCGTCTTCGGCATCGCCGTTGGACGCGTATGGCGGGAAGTAGAGGGAAGCCTGGCCGCGCTTCCGAGTGAGCACGCCGTGGAGCAGTCCTTTCCCGACGACGAACTGAGCAAGCGCCGCGTGGCCCGCCGCATCAGCTGA
- the scpB gene encoding SMC-Scp complex subunit ScpB: MNEQETAQEGLADLEALPGGARAALEAVLMVIDEPATSEELAAGLNVTVSVVEDLLHDLQREYSGYTVKAPDVDAVGFADASTAPRGFELRNVAGGWRIYSRSDFADIVGRFVLEGQTSRLTQAALETLAVIAYRQPVSRARVSAIRGVNVDSVVRTLTQRGLIEDSGNDPESGAVLYRTTSYFLERMGIGSVAELPQLSPHLPGLEGIEEYYDASRM, encoded by the coding sequence GTGAATGAGCAGGAAACGGCCCAGGAGGGGCTGGCGGACCTGGAAGCGCTGCCCGGCGGTGCGCGGGCAGCGTTGGAGGCAGTGCTCATGGTCATCGACGAGCCTGCTACGTCGGAAGAGTTGGCCGCCGGACTCAACGTGACGGTCTCCGTCGTCGAGGATCTGCTGCATGACCTGCAACGGGAGTATAGCGGCTATACTGTTAAAGCCCCGGACGTGGATGCTGTCGGCTTTGCCGATGCCAGCACTGCACCCCGGGGTTTTGAATTGCGGAATGTCGCCGGCGGGTGGCGCATCTATTCACGGTCGGATTTCGCCGACATCGTGGGCAGGTTCGTGCTCGAAGGGCAGACCTCCAGGCTCACTCAAGCAGCGCTTGAAACCCTGGCAGTCATTGCCTACCGGCAACCGGTCTCCAGGGCCCGGGTGTCTGCCATTCGCGGCGTCAACGTCGATTCGGTAGTCCGGACCCTCACCCAACGGGGTTTGATCGAGGACTCCGGAAACGATCCCGAATCCGGGGCTGTCCTGTACCGGACAACCTCGTATTTCCTGGAGCGGATGGGCATCGGCTCAGTGGCTGAACTGCCACAGCTTTCGCCGCACCTTCCAGGTTTGGAAGGGATTGAGGAGTACTACGACGCCAGCCGGATGTAG
- a CDS encoding prephenate dehydrogenase, with protein MSAFGTHGRGHLDGPVVVLGTGLLGASIGLGLRGRGVPVFLSDPSPTNQAVAVDIGAGRPLGELGEEPQLVVVAAPPDVTADVVQKALADYPSAVVVDIASVKATIQAQLRERGVDLSRYVGTHPMAGREKSGPVAARGELFTSMPWVVCPSGETSDAALQAARSLAGDLGAIVSQFTADEHDEAVALVSHLPQIMSSLLASRLQGTPLHALSLAGNGLRDTTRIAASDPTLWVQILGGNAEKVVSILHGVREDLNRLIGTLEEPLAPGARLDLAQLISEGNAGQARIPGKHGGPPQAYSWLTILVDDTPGQIARLLTEIGEIGVNLEDLRLDHSSGQNVGMVELSVLPSKHDLLVEALTDRGWRVLQ; from the coding sequence ATGTCGGCATTCGGTACGCACGGCCGGGGCCATCTCGATGGCCCGGTCGTCGTTCTCGGTACAGGCCTGCTGGGGGCCAGCATTGGCCTCGGCCTGCGCGGTCGCGGAGTTCCGGTCTTCCTGTCCGATCCTTCGCCCACCAATCAGGCGGTCGCGGTGGATATCGGAGCGGGACGTCCGTTGGGCGAGTTGGGCGAAGAACCCCAGCTGGTAGTCGTCGCGGCTCCGCCGGACGTTACAGCCGACGTCGTGCAGAAGGCTCTGGCAGACTATCCGTCCGCCGTCGTGGTTGACATCGCGAGCGTGAAAGCGACCATTCAGGCGCAGCTGCGCGAGCGTGGTGTGGACCTGTCCCGCTATGTGGGGACGCATCCTATGGCCGGCCGAGAGAAGTCAGGTCCAGTTGCTGCCCGGGGAGAGCTTTTCACCTCCATGCCGTGGGTTGTTTGCCCGTCCGGGGAAACCTCCGATGCTGCGCTTCAGGCTGCCCGTTCGCTGGCCGGGGATCTTGGGGCAATCGTCTCCCAGTTCACGGCAGACGAACACGATGAGGCTGTGGCACTGGTATCGCATTTGCCGCAGATCATGTCCTCCCTGCTGGCCAGCCGGCTGCAAGGTACACCCCTGCATGCCCTTTCCTTGGCTGGCAACGGGCTCCGGGACACCACCCGCATCGCCGCCAGCGATCCCACCCTTTGGGTGCAGATCCTGGGCGGCAACGCGGAGAAGGTGGTTTCCATCCTGCACGGCGTCCGCGAGGACCTGAACCGCTTGATCGGAACGCTCGAAGAGCCGCTGGCGCCCGGCGCCCGGCTGGATCTTGCGCAGTTGATCAGTGAAGGCAATGCAGGGCAGGCGAGGATCCCGGGCAAGCACGGCGGACCTCCGCAGGCTTACTCGTGGCTCACCATCCTGGTGGACGACACACCGGGCCAGATCGCCCGCCTCCTCACGGAGATCGGCGAGATTGGCGTGAACCTCGAAGACCTCCGGCTCGACCATTCGTCGGGACAAAACGTGGGCATGGTGGAGCTCTCCGTGCTTCCCAGCAAGCATGACCTCCTTGTTGAAGCTTTGACTGACCGTGGATGGCGGGTACTCCAGTAA
- a CDS encoding pseudouridine synthase, giving the protein MTQAGRQSSPRNSSGRNSSGRNEAKGGAGRPNAGGFSGRGGSAGAGKRNFTQGEGRPFKAPKPREAAPFDPDNPTTAGDFDRGQAARPAKPFRKPGSNKPGFGKAPGTPGALKPKAKPARQYGSKAFGSERFGQNLGPIRKPGRNRGPRQEVPQSDLHDVDGVRLQKVMAQAGVASRRVCEEMILEGRVEVDGVVTTELGMRVDPTAAVIHVDGIRIQLDETLVYMVFNKPKGVVSTMEDPEGRPCISDFLKNNKNKGERLFHVGRLDVATEGLLLLTNDGELANRLTHPSYEVPKTYLVQVRGPFPQGVGAKLKNGVELEDGVAAVDSFRLVDSTPGHVLIEVVLHSGKNRIVRRMFDAVGFPVERLVRVKVGPIGLGDQRQGSIRNLGRQEVGHLLASVGL; this is encoded by the coding sequence ATGACACAGGCGGGACGCCAGAGTTCACCACGTAACAGTTCGGGACGCAACAGTTCTGGACGCAATGAGGCCAAGGGCGGCGCAGGCCGCCCCAACGCCGGCGGCTTCTCCGGCCGCGGCGGCAGCGCCGGCGCTGGAAAGCGCAACTTCACCCAGGGCGAGGGCCGCCCCTTCAAGGCTCCGAAGCCGCGCGAAGCGGCACCTTTCGATCCTGACAACCCCACAACTGCGGGCGACTTCGACCGTGGCCAGGCAGCCAGGCCCGCGAAGCCCTTCCGCAAGCCCGGCTCCAACAAGCCCGGCTTTGGCAAGGCACCCGGTACGCCGGGCGCACTGAAGCCCAAGGCCAAGCCCGCCAGGCAGTACGGGTCCAAGGCATTCGGCAGCGAACGATTCGGCCAGAACCTCGGTCCCATCCGCAAGCCAGGCCGCAACCGCGGTCCGCGCCAGGAAGTCCCGCAGTCGGACCTTCACGATGTTGACGGCGTACGCCTGCAGAAGGTCATGGCCCAAGCCGGCGTGGCTTCACGCCGCGTCTGTGAGGAAATGATCCTCGAGGGACGCGTCGAGGTTGATGGCGTAGTGACCACCGAGCTTGGTATGCGCGTGGACCCCACGGCTGCCGTGATCCACGTCGATGGCATCCGGATCCAGCTCGACGAAACCCTCGTCTACATGGTCTTCAACAAGCCCAAGGGCGTCGTCTCCACCATGGAGGACCCCGAAGGCCGTCCCTGCATCAGTGACTTCCTGAAGAACAACAAGAACAAGGGCGAACGCCTGTTCCACGTTGGCCGTCTCGATGTCGCCACTGAGGGGCTGCTGCTGCTGACGAACGACGGCGAACTCGCCAACCGCTTGACGCACCCTTCCTATGAGGTACCCAAGACGTACCTCGTCCAGGTGCGTGGCCCGTTCCCGCAGGGCGTGGGCGCGAAGCTGAAGAACGGCGTCGAGCTCGAAGACGGTGTTGCCGCAGTGGACTCGTTCCGGTTGGTGGACTCCACCCCGGGCCACGTCCTCATCGAGGTTGTGCTCCACTCAGGCAAGAACCGCATCGTGCGCCGTATGTTTGACGCCGTCGGGTTCCCGGTGGAGCGTCTTGTCCGCGTGAAGGTCGGTCCCATTGGCTTGGGCGACCAGCGCCAGGGCAGCATCCGCAACCTCGGCAGGCAGGAAGTCGGACACCTCCTGGCATCTGTAGGGCTCTAG
- the ftsR gene encoding transcriptional regulator FtsR has translation MAQPDRRGPQVLNIGEVLAQLSDDFPGMTASKIRFLEEKGLINPQRTAAGYRQYADSDVERLRFVLALQRDQYLPLKVIKDYLDAIDRGERPENLPPGVTVAPQAVSAGMAAERQGRARALTEEQLRSESGASVPLLESLLSFGLISHVGGRFDEHALQVARACVQLEGHGLEPRHLRPFQAAADREFGLVERAVAPLTSRRDAASQARAAEAAREISELCLTLHRALVHDRISRMDS, from the coding sequence ATCGCCCAGCCGGACCGCCGCGGACCGCAGGTCCTGAACATTGGGGAAGTCCTCGCCCAGTTGAGTGACGACTTCCCTGGAATGACTGCGTCGAAGATCCGTTTCCTGGAGGAAAAGGGACTCATCAATCCCCAGCGGACCGCTGCAGGCTACAGACAGTATGCGGACAGTGACGTCGAGCGCCTCCGGTTCGTCCTGGCACTGCAGCGCGATCAGTACCTTCCGCTGAAAGTCATCAAAGATTACCTGGACGCCATCGATCGCGGAGAGCGCCCGGAGAATCTGCCACCCGGCGTGACGGTGGCGCCCCAGGCCGTCTCGGCCGGAATGGCTGCCGAGAGGCAAGGAAGGGCGCGGGCGCTGACCGAGGAGCAGTTGCGCTCTGAGTCGGGAGCGAGCGTGCCGTTGCTGGAATCACTGTTGAGCTTTGGGCTCATCAGCCACGTCGGCGGTCGCTTCGATGAACACGCCCTCCAAGTGGCACGGGCCTGCGTGCAGTTGGAAGGGCACGGCCTCGAACCGCGGCACCTTCGTCCTTTCCAGGCTGCGGCAGACCGTGAGTTCGGCTTGGTGGAACGGGCCGTAGCGCCTCTGACGTCCCGCCGCGACGCCGCGTCCCAAGCCCGCGCAGCAGAAGCTGCCCGTGAGATCAGTGAGCTCTGCCTCACCCTTCACAGGGCGCTCGTCCATGATCGCATCTCCCGGATGGACAGCTGA
- the gcvH gene encoding glycine cleavage system protein GcvH, producing MSNIPEDLSYTAEHEWVTAPDAEGVVRIGITDFAQDALGDVVYAQMPEPGTKVTGNEVVGEVESTKSVSDIYAPVSGEVINRNDALDTDPALINSDPYGEGWLIEVKLAEADAVDSLLSASEYEQQVG from the coding sequence GTGAGCAATATTCCAGAAGATCTTTCCTATACCGCGGAGCACGAATGGGTTACCGCTCCCGATGCCGAAGGCGTTGTGCGGATTGGTATAACCGACTTTGCGCAGGATGCCCTGGGTGACGTCGTCTACGCCCAGATGCCTGAGCCCGGGACAAAGGTCACCGGCAATGAGGTGGTGGGGGAAGTTGAGTCCACCAAGAGCGTCAGCGACATCTATGCCCCGGTGAGCGGCGAGGTCATTAATCGCAATGACGCGTTGGACACCGATCCTGCACTGATTAACTCGGATCCATACGGTGAAGGGTGGCTCATTGAGGTCAAGCTCGCAGAAGCAGATGCAGTGGATTCCCTGCTCAGTGCATCAGAGTACGAACAACAGGTAGGCTAA